ACCAAAACACCTTACCGATGATTTTGATTTGTTTGATGATTTCGCCTTCGTAGCGTTCGTCTGGCCACTCGTCGGTGTTAAAACTGCGAAGCCTTAAACCACCGCCAGGTAACTTGTATAGGGTTTTTATGCGTAACATACCATCGTGATTAATGGCGTACATTTTACCGTCGATCACGTCTGTTTGTGATGTATCTACCCCGACGGTTGAGCCGTTGGGTAATACCGGTTCCATGCTATTACCGCTAACACGCACACACGCGGCATTGGTTGGATCAACACTTGATTTACGCAATGTTGATTTTGCAAAGCGCAATTTAGGGCCATTGTAATGAGGTGCTTCAGCGATGCCATGTCCAGCAGCGAGTTCTACTTCCATATAAAACGGTATCTCTACTTCATCATCATTTAGCGGGGTGTTGCTATCCCATGTTTCCATTGGACCAGCCCATTCGGCATTGCTTGTTGGTTTTGATTCTTTACCAAAAAGAAGCCAATCTGTAGCGCATTGCAGGTGCTTTGCTAAATTGTAAAGGTTTTCACCTTTAGGCGAGGTAGCCGCAGACTCCCATTGTGAAATGGTTGCTTTTGTTACGCCTATCATCTTAGCAAGCTCTGGCTGCGTTAACCCTACGAGCTTTCTGCGTTCTTTAATTCGTTCATTCATCATAGTTTAGACATCTTAACTAATTATCGGTTAAGAATCTGCTCCTTTTTGTTGACTTATTGGTATAGTTTTCTTAACCTTGTGTTTGGTGAATATTTGGAGTTGTTATGAAAACAAAAGACGCAATTTTGTATTTTGGTTCTAAGAGTCAGTTGGCAAAAAACTTAGGGCTTACGAAAGGCGCCATTTCACAGTGGCCTGATGATGTGCCTGAGTTACGCGCTTATCAGATTGAACGATTAACCGAAGGTGTTTTAAAAGCAGATATTCCACAGCTTGAGCAAGTAAGTTGATTTTAATCGTAAGCATGGAGAAAAAGCATGAAACAAAGATCACGTTTAGATTTATTGATGAAAGCCATTAATACGTGGCTTGAATTACCTAAAGTCAGCCGTTCGGCGTTGGCCACTGCGGTAGTGCAGGCGGTCGATGACTTAAAGCTAGCGACGGTATTGGCTAAAGAGGGGATTTCGTTTACCTACTCGGATGATATTTACAACGATGCTCGAGTGAATGCGCAAAAGATTTTCCGTTGGCTTGGGCAGTACGCTGACCAAAACGCGGTACCTGAGCGTTTGTTTTATGTTGAACAGGCCATATTGGCGGCGATGCCAGTTGAGTTACGCATTGGGTATTTAAACGATGTTTACGGCATGGTTGGCGTGACCGTTGTTGTTGACCATGTGAGTGATGCTATGTCGTTAAGTGCAGATGACATGGCGGCTACGTTAACCAAAGAAAACTGTGATGCACAAGTTGCTGTTATTCGTTTAGGCATTAATCCAAGCCGTCATCAAGTTGAAACCGCTTACCGTGAACTACGTGAATCTCGCGGGGTGACATCAATGTCTTTGGATGTGCTTGAGCGTAAGTTCCCTTATTTAACCAATAAATCACTTAAGTCGGCTGGTTAGTATGGCTGATAACGTTGATGAAGCTAACAAAATAGCTGAACTGCATTTAGCCAGCGAGTTAACCAAGGCGAAAGCGATTTTACCGCCATTGACTGGCCGTTGTTTTTATTGCGAGTCACCGACGGCTGAACGCTTTTGTGATGCAGATTGTCGTGATGATTATGAGCGCTTACAGCGCAGTGTACAGATGCGTAAACGAGGTTGATATGTGGTCATTTATTTTAGTTTGGCTTGTGTTGGCAGTGATATTAACCGTTGGTTTTTGTTTGATGTTTAAGGGGGCGGGTGATGACTCAGTTAAGTGATAACAGTTTGATTGAAAAGAAAGAGAAGTGGGTTATTGAAAAAACGGGCGAAAAATATCATTTCACCCGATGGTTGGGAGATCAGGTTCACGAAAGTTATGCACCAGTCTCACAAGAAGTTGCGGGTATCTATGCGGCGGCTATTGTCCAAGGTTTTCAACCACCACATTGTTTGTACTATCTCGATAAACTTACTTCGTGTAATCAAGCTGATTCTGAATTGAATAAGCAGAATACACCAATGTGCGAAGTCAAATTTAAGCATGATTTAGCATGTTTTTATGGATTTACTGCGTTAGATAATTTTAGCCGTTCACAGGTTGGCAGAATTATTGATGTGTTAAAGCGTGAACCCGAATTGCTTGAGGTTAAGGCAGACCGTTTGGAGGCTATTGCGGGCAAGATTGTGAGTAAAGTGCTGTTAGGTGATTCAAATACCTTGTTGTTACCACAAGTCAGCGTGGATTGGTTTATGGGTTATTTGCTGATGCAAGAAAAGCGCGCGGAGCGTTCTATTGAAGAAACTAGAATAGACCCAGTTAATCAGGCAAAGCACATCAAGCGGCGAGATATTTATTATCAGTTACGGACTAACTTGGCGCGAGATATTTATGTTGAAAGCAGAAATGAATGATCAACTTTTTTGTATGTGTGTTTTGAAAATAAGAAACCCCGCTTAAGTTTGGCGACCGAACGGGGTTAATACCTACAGAGAGAGGCAATTACATGTTACGCAAGCATTTGTGTTACGTCAATTTAGCGTTTGCTGAGTTGATTTTGTGGGGATTACGCCCATGAGTATGGAATTAATGGTTAAGGCCATGAAGGCGAAGGTGGGTAATCCACTGCGCAAGTTGGTGTTATTGAAATTGGCGGATAACGCGAACGACCAGGGCGAGTGTTGGCCTAGTTATAATTACATTGCTGAACAGTGTGAAATGAGCCGTCGTAGCGTGATGGACCATGTTAAAAAACTCGAAAAGTCGGGCTTTTTGCGTCGTGAATATCGCAAGGGTGTTAAGGGTAATTCGTCTAATGTTTTTCATCTGGATTTTGATGAAAATACAGGATTAGGTGGTGAATCTGCTGCACTACCTAGTGAATCTGTCGCACTACCCCCTAGTGAATCTGCTGCACTACCTAGTGAATCTGCTGCACTACCCCTAGTGAATCTCCTGCACCCAGAACCAGTCACTTTAGAACCAGTCAATGAATCTTTAAAAGATGTAGTCACCACATCGAAAAAATCACCTTTGGATTTTTCAAAGTGGCCTGATTTGCCAAGCGACCAAGTTTTTAAAGACTGGTTAGCCATTCGCAAACAGAAAAAAGCCAAGTTAACCCAAACAGCGGTTAATCGCCTGGCACCGCATTTGATGAAAGCGGTTGCTGCGGGTTGTTCTGTTGATGACGTTTTTGAGTTGTGCGCTTCACGTTGCTGGATTGGGTTTGAGTTCGATTGGTTAGTTAACGCTGGCTTGATTGCTAAACAGGCGATTAAGGCCGATTGGAGTCACTCAGTTTTTGACCCAGAGGATCCATTGATATGAAGTCTATTCAAACATTGGTTAATACCGGTTCAATTGTTGGCGCTATGCAGGGCAATGGCTCAAGCCGCCAGCTGTCTGAAATGGATGTGGCGATTGTCGATAGTGTGTTTGCAAAGCTGCGCGTGTTGTTTCCGGTTGGTGCGCCTAAGGATGATGTTGAGTCGTTGCACAAAGCCGAGTGGGTTAAAACGCTTGCCGTTCAAGGTGTGAGTAGCCGTGATCAAGTGCAAATGGGATTAACTCGGGCAAGACGCGAGCAGGGTGATCGCCAGTTTTGGCCAACACCACGCCAGTTTGCGTTGTGGTGTCAGCCAACGGCTTATGACTATGGTTTACCTGATTTAGATTCGGCATATCGTGAGGCTAAGCGCCATTATCACAATGTAGTGGGCCATAAGTGGAGCCATGATGTTGTTGGCTTGGCTGTGCGCCAATGTGGTACCTGGTTGTTTGCTACCGGCATTGAAAAAGACGTATTAACCATGTTTACCCGCCAATACGAGATTTTATGTCGTAAATACGGCAATGGTGAGTTGGTTGATGTTGAGTTGCCTAAAGCGTTACCGACTCGTGCTACCCGCAGGATTGAACCTGCTGAGGGTAAAGCGTTGGTGGCAAAGTTTAGGCGTCAACTTGGCTTAAGGAGTGCTAACGATGAGTAATCAATCTTTGACTCAAAAAGAGCGTTTGATGCGGATTTTAAGCGGTGACCGTTTTCTCACCTTGTACGAAATCCAACAACAGTGTTTTGACCAGTTTGGTGTGCACGATAGCGAAAC
The nucleotide sequence above comes from Shewanella sp. Arc9-LZ. Encoded proteins:
- a CDS encoding helix-turn-helix domain-containing protein; translation: MSMELMVKAMKAKVGNPLRKLVLLKLADNANDQGECWPSYNYIAEQCEMSRRSVMDHVKKLEKSGFLRREYRKGVKGNSSNVFHLDFDENTGLGGESAALPSESVALPPSESAALPSESAALPLVNLLHPEPVTLEPVNESLKDVVTTSKKSPLDFSKWPDLPSDQVFKDWLAIRKQKKAKLTQTAVNRLAPHLMKAVAAGCSVDDVFELCASRCWIGFEFDWLVNAGLIAKQAIKADWSHSVFDPEDPLI
- a CDS encoding S24 family peptidase; this encodes MMNERIKERRKLVGLTQPELAKMIGVTKATISQWESAATSPKGENLYNLAKHLQCATDWLLFGKESKPTSNAEWAGPMETWDSNTPLNDDEVEIPFYMEVELAAGHGIAEAPHYNGPKLRFAKSTLRKSSVDPTNAACVRVSGNSMEPVLPNGSTVGVDTSQTDVIDGKMYAINHDGMLRIKTLYKLPGGGLRLRSFNTDEWPDERYEGEIIKQIKIIGKVFWYSVLL
- a CDS encoding Cro/CI family transcriptional regulator: MKTKDAILYFGSKSQLAKNLGLTKGAISQWPDDVPELRAYQIERLTEGVLKADIPQLEQVS
- a CDS encoding replication protein P, whose translation is MKSIQTLVNTGSIVGAMQGNGSSRQLSEMDVAIVDSVFAKLRVLFPVGAPKDDVESLHKAEWVKTLAVQGVSSRDQVQMGLTRARREQGDRQFWPTPRQFALWCQPTAYDYGLPDLDSAYREAKRHYHNVVGHKWSHDVVGLAVRQCGTWLFATGIEKDVLTMFTRQYEILCRKYGNGELVDVELPKALPTRATRRIEPAEGKALVAKFRRQLGLRSANDE
- a CDS encoding toxin YdaT family protein; translation: MKQRSRLDLLMKAINTWLELPKVSRSALATAVVQAVDDLKLATVLAKEGISFTYSDDIYNDARVNAQKIFRWLGQYADQNAVPERLFYVEQAILAAMPVELRIGYLNDVYGMVGVTVVVDHVSDAMSLSADDMAATLTKENCDAQVAVIRLGINPSRHQVETAYRELRESRGVTSMSLDVLERKFPYLTNKSLKSAG